Proteins encoded together in one Riemerella anatipestifer window:
- a CDS encoding SH3 beta-barrel fold-containing protein codes for MNPTYLKQIMQLAWQFFKQTGLNFSECLKKAWANYKLKKRMQQGIVRFYFQKVDGTIREAWGTLKADLLPETKGSERKENPTTQVYFDTEVNEFRCFKKFNLMY; via the coding sequence ATGAACCCAACATATTTAAAACAAATAATGCAATTAGCGTGGCAGTTTTTCAAACAAACAGGTTTAAACTTTAGTGAGTGCCTAAAAAAGGCGTGGGCAAATTACAAACTAAAAAAGAGAATGCAACAGGGTATTGTTCGTTTCTACTTTCAAAAGGTAGACGGTACTATTAGAGAGGCGTGGGGTACCTTGAAAGCCGATTTACTGCCTGAAACCAAAGGTTCAGAACGAAAAGAAAACCCAACCACACAAGTCTACTTTGATACAGAGGTCAATGAGTTTAGGTGTTTTAAAAAGTTTAATTTAATGTATTGA